The proteins below come from a single bacterium genomic window:
- the pstS gene encoding phosphate ABC transporter substrate-binding protein PstS, which yields MKTAPLWRSLIAAAAICGVVVVADPAMQPARGAGVVTVNGAGATFPFPLYSRWFAEFNRAHSDVRINYQSIGSGGGIEQVKKRTVDFGASDAPLSDQQLSEMGRKIILIPTVAGAIAMSYNIPNVGTGLRLSSQNIVALYMGQITKWNDPKLTADNPGMKLPDMPITVVHRSDGSGTTFHFTSFLSLVSPEWSNKVGHATSVEWPGGIGGKGNEGVAGAVKQTPGAIGYVELAYVKQNNLTYAIVKNRDGHWVAPSLAATTLAAQGGAAKMVAKSDVRVSIAYAPGATNYPIAGFTYLLIPQEQTDEVKGRALVQFLWWAIHDGEKDAAQLLYAAAPAPVVKIDEGLVRQVTYQGKALLAAP from the coding sequence ATCCGGCGATGCAGCCGGCACGAGGCGCCGGCGTCGTCACGGTGAACGGGGCCGGGGCCACGTTTCCGTTCCCGCTGTATTCCCGCTGGTTCGCGGAATTCAACCGGGCGCATTCCGATGTCCGGATCAACTATCAATCCATCGGCAGCGGCGGCGGCATCGAGCAGGTCAAGAAGCGCACGGTCGACTTCGGGGCCTCGGACGCGCCGCTCTCGGATCAGCAGCTCAGTGAGATGGGCCGGAAGATCATCTTGATCCCGACGGTGGCGGGCGCGATCGCGATGAGCTACAATATCCCGAACGTCGGGACCGGACTGCGCCTGTCGTCGCAGAACATCGTGGCGCTGTACATGGGCCAGATCACCAAGTGGAACGACCCCAAGCTCACGGCGGACAATCCGGGCATGAAACTGCCGGACATGCCGATTACGGTCGTGCACCGGTCGGACGGCAGCGGGACGACCTTCCACTTCACGTCCTTCTTGTCTCTGGTCAGCCCTGAGTGGTCGAACAAGGTCGGCCACGCGACGTCGGTGGAGTGGCCCGGGGGCATCGGCGGCAAGGGGAACGAAGGGGTCGCCGGCGCGGTCAAACAGACACCCGGCGCCATCGGCTACGTCGAACTCGCCTACGTCAAGCAGAACAACCTCACGTACGCGATCGTGAAAAACCGCGACGGCCACTGGGTCGCGCCGTCGCTGGCCGCGACGACCCTGGCTGCCCAGGGCGGCGCGGCGAAGATGGTCGCCAAGAGTGATGTCCGCGTGTCGATCGCGTACGCGCCCGGGGCGACGAATTACCCGATCGCGGGATTTACGTATCTCTTGATCCCACAGGAGCAAACCGACGAGGTGAAGGGGCGTGCGCTCGTTCAGTTCCTCTGGTGGGCCATCCACGACGGGGAGAAGGACGCCGCGCAGCTGCTGTACGCGGCGGCTCCCGCGCCGGTCGTCAAGATCGACGAAGGGCTCGTCCGGCAGGTGACGTACCAGGGCAAGGCGCTGCTCGCGGCGCCGTAA